TTCAGATGACGATGGGATGATGATTTGGTGTGGACCGCGGAAACTCCTCACTATTTCGGCCTTTAACTGCTGGACCAAGGCTAGAAACCGCagcttctctttctttttcttgcttGTGGTAGGGGTGGTGGTGCAGGGCATGGAGGTTTTGGATAAGGTAGCAGAATAATGAAAGAAATCTTCCTATCAAATTGATTTTGATGTAAAGTTAGGTTAGAGTGTAACCGAGATCGGGGTTGGGTTTAAGGATTCAATTGAAATCCTGAAGAACTGATTTGATTCCGGGACGATGTAAAAGGGGTTGGAGTTTCTGTGATTTTtaacgaagaagaaagaaaaacgatAGGGTTATTGGCGCTGCTGGTGTTGGTTACGTTGGTGGTAGTTGAGAGAGGAGATAATGACAGAGCTGCCAAAGATGGACTTCAGATGAGGAGTTGGTGATAAGTTAAAGAAGGGAGGGAACTTCGGGTGACAATGGTGCTATGTGATGCTTTCGGTGTTTCCTCACCCGGGggatgttatcaaattgaagtagtTGTGTCCGTGGGTGACAGTGGAGTGATGGTTATGACGATGGAATGGATTTTCAGTGGTGGTGATTGTTGCTAATTCGTTTGATGACCCCGGGTATAAATGGGGTGAAGATGGAAGCCGGGGTAGGAGTGGCTAGATATTTTCCGGGATAGGTAGGAGCCGATATTGGTACTGAAGATTAGTCCCCAGTGAAGTCGCCAAATGTAAACACCCAAATATTATTATAGGGTAATGtggagactaatcccaatacacaatacaattatctggagaactctttctctctcttctaggATATTCTACTAGCTCTACCCTTTTTCCTCTTGAGAAACCTCCTTTTATAGGAAGAGTTGGCTTAGTGTTGACCTCAAGTGGACAACCTCCTTACAATATGAGCTTTACTATACAACAACATCTCTTTACTACGAACACACCCATGCTGTCAAATTCTCATGTTTACAGCAACATATGGGGATGAATGAGAGATAACAATAATCTAGATTTGGGGAGAAATTTGAcaagaagattaaaaaaaaactagCACTCTCAAACAAGAGACAAGAGAAACTTTACGGGGACTTTCGAGAGATTGTTTGCAAGTTCCTAGCTTTTAATTAGAGAACTTTCACCAAACAAAAAGGTCTTGATATATGTAAGTATCTGACTACTTGACCTTTACATTTAAAGTGGATAATACTAAATCACCTTGCAGATTAGTCAATACTGACAGACTTCAACCTCGCCAAAGAAACCTCCCTGTAAGAAAGAAGAGCATGGAACACAATTATACGCACAACCGATGCAGTAATGTTTTGCAACATGATACAATGGTGTCTTACCTGAATGCAGCTTCAAGCTCTTTGTTTTCAGGATCCAACTTCAAACCCTTGGAAAAGGATTCAGCTGCCTCATCAAGCCTCTGTAGCAAAATTATTGCAGCAACAATTATTGAAAATGGACATCCAAAAAAAAATGACAAGAAGAAAATTAACGAGATACATACATTGAGTAGTTTAAGTGCTACTCCTTTCCTATAATGAGCCTTTGGCCAGTTTGGCTTTGCCAGCACACATTCAGTAGCATCATCTAAGGCATTTTTTCCATTATTCAAATGGACATAGCACAAATTCTTGTTGGATAATACAGCTGCATCACTTGGATCAATTTCGAGAGCCTATAAAACAAATCGATTAAGCAATGAACACATCATTCGAAAAAGAAAGACAGTTTGAATGGAACAAACCAAGAATCTCGAAACTTGGTTCACAACATATATGCTTCAGAATTAATGCGCAGGAAGTGGAATGTGTTCATGTTTCAATCTTCAGTTAAATCACGTTTACGTCCTCAGTTAAAGAAAACGTACCAGCGTGTACCAGTATGCTGCCAGCCGGTACTCCTTCCTCCGGAATGCACTCGTGCCCCTTGATTTTGACTCAGGAAAAATCCCCTTCACTTTATGAATCATCATCTGTCGAAAGTGAAGATCTATTACAATAATTCTACTTTTCTGTTAAATATAACAAGACATTAGTGAATGCTAAAATACAAATTAAGGAGCTACTAATAGTCGATTTACATTTTGGTGTTGGGTCAAAAAAAATAAGATACAAATTACATTTACCTTTTCTGTGaacttttcagactttacatGCTTCATTACTCCATCAATGCTCCAGTCGACATATGATGGAATAGGAGATGTTACAGGAAAAAGAATCTTAACACCTTGACGATCACCACTAAAGCTGCTTCTTCTACTGGCTTTAGTCCGTACTGTAACATGGAAAGAATAGTTGATTTTCATAAGCTGGACGACCATAGACGGAAATAAATGCGCCATGATTAATCTCACGGGATGCAGTAGATAAGAGTATCGTCCCAGTTTATGGGCTTTCTAAAATCGAACACATAAATGCTCATTTAAGTCAAACACAGATCCAAAATACAGTTAACTTACTGTAGGGAAACGGTGGTTTCCTAATTTAGGTTAAATTCTTAGTTTgagttaattaccatattaagatGGGATATCTAAAttgaccatggtttcctagtatgagtcGGTTTCCTAATCCAAGGAAGCCAAGACTTAGGAACCAAgattgtgactcctatataaggaggtctaggctaagtgttttagtcatgaaatcctcaatgtaaatctcgtagagatgtgagagattcatcccacctattgaggtggttatgtgagatacctaatggtggaaggagtacaccATTATGGTGCTTATGGAATGCTTATCGAtgatggaagatatgtcgttatggagttttcatatggagatgttggtaagacgtcttgttgaggagaagatcatcttggtggtgctggattagattattggcgttgagctaaaggcgtccatcgtaatctatatcagggtgtgcagagaagatcatctcgttctggtagataatgtggtaaatgttatctcgtatgggtgaagacgctactttggatcttatagggtgcttgtgagagttcttgtgtttGGTCACGTTGtagtgagtcgatggattgatttagtcaatcagttgtgtaattctcagtggtaattctataatgaataaagaggtcgtagccgtttgatggatgtagacaatattacacacattgtgtatattgttgaaccacgttaaatccgtgagtactttacttctcGTTGCTTTTTTTATGGCTTGCATCTGTGTGGTTCTCTTTCtattcttcttatcctagatcgtagtgaggttcatggagaaatccgagagatcaagtgtttcttgttagctaatatgtttccgcaagattagcaagtagatggctctgaaccccaataattggtatcagagctttaggttagataccaattgccccaacaattggtatcagagcattagGCTGGATAAAAGGTTTGAAGAGAGAAGTTTTTTTGGGTTTTCTAGATCAACagaaaaatttgaagacaaaggatttggtttcatcaagtatgtgaggatttgatgttattgcttccgaagatgcagagtttgatgttatcaagtatgtgtaggatttggtttcatcagtTTTGGGAACAAAGCAAAGTAAAGCGTACTTCTGAAGGAATGAGATTATATCAGGTGATCTTCATTCGACGTGGTCAAGATGTATGGTCTTGATGTTTTGGTGCTCTACATTGGAGATTTGATATGGACACTTATTGGAGCATAAACCCTATGCATGGAttcaagtaagtttatttattctctatactTCGTACCATATTCTTGTGAACTGTCTGAAAGACCTTCGTAGATTGTTTTTTCAATTAATTGGTGTTTGCTTGGAAAGACACAAGAAGGCAAGAATTTCGTAGTCGAGAtacaatttttttgttttgtatgtTGGTGGAAGTGAAGATGTAATATTAGCATGTCAAAGTCTCATTATTGTTCCGAACCAACGAAAACAATAGTTTGGTTATCAATCGTCATCAATTAGATcatgttgttgattttctttaacattaagttgaagaatgtgaagatgaaTTCATACTCGTTCTTCCTTAGTTGATTGTTACAATAAGGATTTGGGGAAAATCTCGTAGTAGGTTTCGTTTTGGAAGTATTAACCGTTGGCCAGGATTTGATATGTTCCAGaagtgaagagtttgattttCAGTCTGAGTATTTGAAGCACGTGGCCACAAATAGTTACAAGACATTAATCGTTGGATGAGATGTGATATTgtttgtggtggagctatggtttcttATTATTGTATAAGAAACAATTTGTCAACACAGTTTTGTAGGGTTTGTTTGTCTGTGTTGAGTATGGCATTGTGTCgggtaaaacattgttttctggAGTTTCTCTCGTACTGTTACCGATGTAGAAGCTAGATGACGTTCTGTCGAAGATTTGTTTTGTTAtacaccatttgaagtcgatTGTGGCTAGTTGAAGTGCAAGACCGTTGTGAGAAACAGGTTGGTCTATTTTTGTTGCGGATACGTTCCTACTTTGGTGAAGACCCGttgtgaggaattaaaaaggtatCGCTTGGACACTTCAAGAGTTTAAAAAATAAAGATACAATACTACAATGTGTATGGTGGTATGGCTACGAGCTAGAGCATATTACTTAGGAGAAAATACGGTGCATGACTTTGACAGGGCTACAATTTCGGCGTGTTTTTCCGTCAACCTTTATTATCCATTGGCTATTTGATTTCCTGATGATCGGTGTGAGAGTTTCTGTTGGAGAGAGCTACATTATAGCAATGATAATATTCGGGGGTTTGATCGTCTGCTACAGTtattgaaattaatttcaatagtgacagagcctgtagagatgaaggtaaagatttcttttgagaaatttggttcaacaacgatatagtttccgtcaagttattttctctacattgtttgagaagataaacacaacagCGTATTGAATTTCTTAGAGATTGAGGAAGTTACCAAAGGTTTCAGATTATGGCTGTGTGTGATTGGGTCTTTGTGTGAAGGACGGATTATCATATTTCGAAACGTTGGTGTACGTTTGGAGCAAGATTGGGAAAGGGATATGTACAAGGCAGAATGTGTGACTTTATGTATCGTTACAACGGTAACAATGAATTCTTCGACATTAGACACAGTGTTATCCAAGTCTTACTATGTTTTGGTTTGACTGTCCCGAAGTCGAAACTACATGCTTgctaagaaattgataaaagactatCTTGGCAATTATGTTAAATCCCGTAAAAAGGACATTGTTTTCAAAACCCGTAGAGGTTGTTGAAGTGGTGAAGATGATTGGTGTTTCAGCTGCCGAAGTCTTTGTGAAGCTATACACGTGTTTGGTATGTATGCATTAGTCGAAGATATGATGAGCTTTTTGAAAGAGTAAAACTCAATTGAGGAAATATGGTTGTAGAATCATGATCCAATCGGAGATAGGCTCGTAAATCAAGATTCATAAGAGATGAACTCGAGATTGGTACGCAGTGGCAATGATCCATCTATTGGTTGTATTTGGTGCGCAGTTAGAGTCATGCTCAATATGCTCTGGTACATACAAGATGGTTAGTTTCTTGGAAGCTAACATGAAGGTTGGTTTATGAAAGACTAACGCAAGGTTTCTCGTTAACTCGCTTTGGAGGACATGCTCATGGAAAAGAGCAAGTATGTGATCAATTGTTTAAGTAAGCAATTGACTCGGCTGGAGTTTAGAGACGAAGATGGATACTATGGTTCTGCTAAGGTAATACTTAGGCAGACGCATGGAGGCTACTGTGGTAGTTTCATTTGTTTATCGAGTAGTTATGGATATCAACCCTAACGGATGTGGTgcgtaacttggagttagtggctTAGAAGAGCGGAACATTGACTCAGGTGGAGCAAGGAAAGCCAAGACGGAGCTTTGTTCGTAGTATGGAGCAAGTTCAGAGGTGGCGAAGGCTCAAGGGCGCATAATGACCGTAACTAAGTTCGATGGAAGCATATGGATAATAATGTTATATGGTCTGATTGAGTTGGCATGCAATACACCTAGAATGATGccaatcaatgtggagttgtgaacataaaggagtaatgtgtattttctcaagatgttgcatGACGGATGATCATATGATGTTGATTTGTTGAGATGGTCAGATTTTTCACCGTTGTGGAGATTCGTACGATCACCAGTAGGTTGGATTGTTAAGTCTGAGTTGGTGAAATTCAAGTTTGGTTTGCTCTCTTCTGGTGGAGGTTCTACGGAATAATTTGGGTGAACTACATTttcggtttgattcctattgaggatatgtaggCAACCAGTGATGGTGCAATTGATGTTCAGAAGACGGAGGGATAACAGTtaatcgtctcatgcatgaatgcatgatccgaggtggagaattgtaggGAAACggtggtttcctagtttaggttaaaTTCTTAGTTTGAGTTAGTTACCATATTAAGATAGGATACCTAAAttgaccatggtttcctagtatgagtcGGTTTCCTAATCCAAGGAAGCCAAGACTTGGGaatcaagtttgtgactcctatataagaaggtctaggctaagtgttttagtcatggaatcctcaatgtaaatctcgtagatatgtgagggattcatcccacctattgaggtggttatgtgagatacctaatggtggaaggagtacaccATTATGGTGCTTATGGAATGCTTATCGATGATGGAatatatgtcgttatggagtattcatatggagatgttggtaagacgtcttgttgaggagaagatcatcttggtggtgctggattagaatattggtgttgagctaaaggcgtccatggtaatctatatcagggtgtgcagagaagatcatctcgttgtggtagataatgtggtaaacgtTATCTCTTATGGGCGAAGAcgctactttggatcttatagggttcttgtgagagttcttgtgttcggtcacattgtagtgagtcgatggattgatttagtcaatcagttgtgtaattctcagtggtaattctataatcaataaagaggtcgtagccgtttggtggatgtagacaatattacacacattgtgtatattgttgaaccacgttaaatccatgAGTACTTTAattcttgttgctttgtttatggcttgcatctgcGTGGTTTTATTGCTATTCTTGTTATCCTAGATCATagtgaggttcatggagcaatccgagagatcaagtgtttcttgttagctaatatgtttccgcaagattagcaagtagatggctctgaaccccaacGCTTACAATATTCGTAGCGTTTGTatctgcaccagcatcaaccaacaacttgatgattTCTGTTTCCCCCCGTTCAACTGCAAATGGCAGAGCTTTTAATCCATCTGGTCCACCATTTGGATCAGCACCTGCCTACACAGATGCAAATAGATATAAAGGAACAGGTTATATAAATTACAAACTACGAGTTTggatcacacaaacaagtctaaacAGAAAAAGCCCGACAAGAATGTAAAGGAAGTTTTCAACCTTGAGTAAATGCTCCACGATTTCCCAAGATCCGCAATGAATGGACGCCTGGAGTGGAGTTTTCACCTCGTTGAAGATCAAATTAGGCTgcaaagagaaaatggaaggtAGCAGACTTAGTGACCCCTTGTTTAGAAGGAAAAAAGAGGATAAATAGTACGACAGATAAGAATAAATGCTACTCACGTTGGCTTTGTACTGATTCAGAAGAAGCTCGACTGTATCGTCTTGGCCGTAAGCGGAAGCATATAGCAGGGGAGAGCCAAAATCATCTGAAACATCTATGTTACTAATACCAAAGAATTCTAACATGATTATGCAGCCTTTATGTCATGTAACACAAGAAAGCATCGGGCGCCTCATTTAGACTACTCTGAGATGTCCGAGAAACACTCAAGGAAAAAATCTAACAGATCAATTGTATAAAAATAAGCTACCATTCATAGCGTCATGATGCAAAGGAGTA
The sequence above is a segment of the Papaver somniferum cultivar HN1 unplaced genomic scaffold, ASM357369v1 unplaced-scaffold_125, whole genome shotgun sequence genome. Coding sequences within it:
- the LOC113331221 gene encoding uncharacterized protein LOC113331221, with protein sequence MLEFFGISNIDVSDDFGSPLLYASAYGQDDTVELLLNQYKANPNLIFNEVKTPLQASIHCGSWEIVEHLLKAGADPNGGPDGLKALPFAVERGETEIIKLLVDAGADTNATNIVSVGVQSHLLANLAETY
- the LOC113331352 gene encoding hsp70-Hsp90 organizing protein 3-like, translating into MAHLFPSMVVQLMKINYSFHVTVRTKASRRSSFSGDRQGVKILFPVTSPIPSYVDWSIDGVMKHVKSEKFTEKKSRIIVIDLHFRQMMIHKVKGIFPESKSRGTSAFRRKEYRLAAYWYTLALEIDPSDAAVLSNKNLCYVHLNNGKNALDDATECVLAKPNWPKAHYRKGVALKLLNRLDEAAESFSKGLKLDPENKELEAAFREVSLARLKSVSID